Proteins found in one Syngnathus acus chromosome 9, fSynAcu1.2, whole genome shotgun sequence genomic segment:
- the fzd10 gene encoding frizzled-10, translating into MCSISNPSLILFILLVQCISEGSAISSVDPDWPGEGKCQQISIPLCKDIGYNMTRMPNLMGHDNQKEAAMKLQEFATLIQFGCHSHLKFFLCSLYAPMCTEQVSNPIPACRVMCEQVKVKCSPILEQFNFPWPDSLDCSRLPTKNDPNYLCMEAPNNGSDELPKVSHTQPPDFRLHRPLNGADLHPKDTGSRKPCSNSGKFHYVEKSESCAPKCYPRVDVYWSQGDKQFSLVWMAIWSILCFVSSAFTVLTFLIDPQRFKYPERPIIFLSMSYCVYSVGYLVRLFVGADRIACDRDNGVQYVIQEGLESTGCTIVFLILYYFGMASSLWWVILALTWFLAAGKKWGHEAIEANSSYFHLAAWAIPAVKTIMILVMRKVAGDELTGVCYVGSMDVKALTGFVLIPLSCYLITGTSFLLSGFVALFNIRKIMKTEGENTDKLEKLMVRIGVFSVLYTVPATCVIACYFYERLNMDYWRVVAMKDKCKDNGVQESECLLTTSIPVVEVFMVKIFMLLVVGITSGMWIWTSKTLQSWQNVFSRKLRKRTRRKASSVFTSSRPYMKPHPSLKGHTSKYEPTRPPPTCV; encoded by the coding sequence ATGTGTTCAATTTCAAACCCGAGCCTTATACTGTTCATTTTGCTGGTGCAATGCATCAGCGAGGGCTCAGCCATTAGCTCCGTTGACCCAGACTGGCCAGGAGAGGGGAAATGTCAACAAATCAGCATCCCCCTGTGTAAGGACATTGGCTACAACATGACCCGCATGCCAAATCTCATGGGGCACGACAACCAAAAAGAAGCAGCCATGAAGCTGCAAGAATTTGCAACGCTGATCCAGTTTGGATGTCACAGTCATCTCAAATTTTTCCTTTGTTCGCTTTATGCCCCCATGTGTACTGAGCAAGTGTCCAACCCCATCCCTGCTTGCAGAGTGATGTGTGAACAGGTCAAAGTGAAATGCTCACCCATTTTGGAACAGTTCAACTTCCCCTGGCCGGACTCATTGGATTGCTCACGTCTACCCACCAAAAACGACCCCAACTACCTCTGCATGGAGGCGCCCAACAACGGCTCGGATGAGCTTCCCAAAGTCTCGCACACCCAGCCGCCGGATTTCCGACTGCACCGTCCCCTAAACGGAGCGGATCTGCACCCGAAGGACACCGGCAGCAGGAAGCCGTGCAGCAACTCTGGCAAGTTCCACTATGTCGAGAAAAGCGAGTCGTGTGCCCCAAAATGTTACCCGAGGGTGGATGTCTACTGGAGTCAAGGGGACAAGCAGTTTTCCTTGGTATGGATGGCCATCTGGTCCATCCTGTGCTTTGTCTCCAGCGCTTTCACCGTGCTTACATTCCTCATTGACCCCCAGCGCTTCAAATACCCAGAGAGGCCCATCATCTTCCTTTCTATGTCCTACTGTGTTTACTCTGTGGGCTACCTCGTCCGACTTTTTGTGGGAGCCGACAGAATCGCGTGCGACAGGGACAACGGGGTCCAATACGTCATCCAGGAGGGCCTGGAGAGCACCGGCTGCACTATTGTGTTCTTGATCTTGTATTATTTTGGCATGGCAAGCTCCCTTTGGTGGGTGATCTTGGCCCTCACGTGGTTTCTGGCCGCTGGAAAGAAGTGGGGTCACGAAGCCATCGAGGCCAACAGCAGCTACTTCCACCTCGCGGCGTGGGCCATCCCGGCTGTGAAGACCATCATGATCCTGGTGATGAGGAAGGTGGCGGGGGATGAGCTGACAGGTGTGTGCTATGTGGGCAGCATGGACGTCAAAGCTCTCACAGGCTTTGTACTCATTCCTCTCTCCTGCTACCTTATCACGGGCACCTCCTTTCTCCTGTCTGGCTTTGTGGCTCTTTTCAACATAAGGAAGATTATGAAAACAGAGGGGGAGAACACAGACAAGCTGGAGAAGTTGATGGTTCGTATCGGGGTCTTTTCTGTGCTTTATACCGTCCCGGCCACTTGTGTCATCGCCTGCTACTTCTACGAGCGACTCAACATGGACTACTGGCGCGTGGTTGCGATGAAGGACAAGTGTAAGGACAACGGCGTACAAGAGTCCGAGTGCCTTTTGACGACGTCCATCCCCGTCGTTGAGGTTTTCATGGTGAAGATCTTCATGCTGTTGGTAGTGGGCATCACCAGTGGCATGTGGATCTGGACCTCCAAGACCCTCCAGTCGTGGCAGAACGTGTTCAGCAGGAAACTGCGAAAGAGAACGCGAAGGAAGGCAAGCAGTGTGTTCACCAGCAGCCGGCCATACATGAAACCTCACCCGTCTCTCAAAGGGCACACCTCTAAGTATGAACCCACGCGGCCCCCTCCCACATGCGTATGA